The Fimbriimonadaceae bacterium nucleotide sequence ATCGCCCGCCGCACGTTCCGCAACTGGTACGTCCCGACGTACCGCCAAGGCTTTCTCGGGGTTCGACTGGCGCGTTCGACCGCTTCTGGCGGGTAGGGTTGCAGACTCGTGGTCGAATTCCGCGATGTGAGCGTTTCCTACGGCCCGCTGAAGGCCGTTGACGGGGTGGACTTGACCGTGCCGGACGGGCGGACCTATGCCCTCATCGGCCCGAGCGGGTGCGGCAAATCGACTCTGTTGAGGTGCGTGGTCGGTCTCGTTTGGCCGACCAGCGGCTCGGTGAGAGTGCAAGGCGAGCCCGTTACGCGGGAGCGAGTCGTGACCTTGCGCCGAAAGCTGGGCTACGTCATCCAGGACGGCGGCCTTTTCCCGCACCTTACGGCCCGGGCGAACGTGGAAGCCATGCCGAGGCACTTGGGCTGGGACGGGACCAAGACCAGAGAACGGACGCGAGAGCTGGCCGAGACCGTCCACCTCGCCGAAGACGCGCTCGACCGCTACCCTGCGGAACTGAGCGGCGGTCAGCGGCAACGGGTCGCGCTGATGCGCGCGCTCGCCTTGGACCCGCCCGTGCTGCTGCTTGACGAGCCGCTCGCCGCGCTCGACCCCATGGTCCGGAACTCCTTGCAGACCGAGCTCAAGGAAGTCTGTGACCGGCTCAAGAAGACGGTGGTGCTCGTCACCCACGACATGGCCGAAGCCGCGTACCTGGCCGAAACGATTGTCTTGGTGCGTGAAGGCCGCATCGTGCAGCAAGGCTCGCTGGATGAGCTCCGCTCTAGGCCGGCCGTCCCGTTCGTCGAAGAGTTCATCGCCGCCCAAAGGAGCCTGGTGGCGCTGTGAGGGTTCACGCCTTCCTCCTCTGCCTGCTTGCCGGGTTTGCCGCCGGGGAGACCGTCACGGTCGGTTCAAAGCGGTTTGTGGAGAGCTACGTGCTCGCGGAGATCGCAAAGGGCCTGGCGGAACGCGAGGGCCTTACCGTCGACCATAAGCAGGGGATGGGCGGGACGGCCGTCCTTTGGCAAGCCTTGGAAGGGGGCCAGATCCAGGCCTATCCGGAATACACGGGGACGATCAGCGAGGAGATCCTCAAGCTGAAGGGGAAGGCGACGCCCGAGCAGCTGAGCGAAGGCTTGAAAGCGCGCGGCATCGGCATGACGGCCGAGCTCGGTTTCAACAACACCTACGCCTTCGTGATGCGCGAGGACAGGGCAGAGCGGCTTGGGGTCGCCACCATAAGCGACCTCTTGCGGCAACCCGACATGCGGGTGGCGCTGACCCCAGAGTTCTTGAACCGGAGCGACGGCTGGCCCGCAGTCAGCCGTGCCTATGGCCTCCCGCAAAAGGACGTCACGTCCGTCGACCACGCCCTGGGTTACCAGGCGCTCTCGAGCGGCCGGGCCGACGTCAAGGATGCTTACTCCACAGACGCCCAGATCGCAGACCTGAAACTGCGGCTGTTGGTGGACGACAAAAACTTCTTCCCGGCGTACCGGGCCGTCTATCTCTACCGGCTTGACGCCCCCAGGGCCCTGGTCGCGGCTTTGGAGAAAGCGGCGGGCACGTTGGACGAGCCGAAGATGACGGCGCTGAACGCCGAGGCGACCCGTACGACCGACTACGCCGCCGCGGCCCAGAAGTACCTTGCCGAACAGCCTGCGGGCGCGGCGGCCCCGGAGGCACCTGCCCCACAACGGGATTTGCTGGCAGAGACGATGCAACTGGTCGGCCAGCACCTGACGATGGTTGCGGCGGCGGTGGTCCTCGGGGTGGCGGCAGGCGTCCCCCTGGGCGTGCTGGCAGCGCGGGGCCACCCGCTCGGTCAGGCAGCGCTGGCGCTTGCCGGAATCGTCCAGACCGTGCCGAGCATCGCCCTCCTCCTGTTCCTGATCCCGGTCTTCGGGCTCGGGGCGGGCGCGGCGATCGCGGCCCTTTTCCTCTATTCGCTTTTGCCCATCGTGCGAAACACGGCGGCGGGTCTGCAGAGCGTGCCCCTCTCTATCCGAGAGTCAGCGGCTGCCATTGGTTTCGAGCCGGGCGCCCAGTTGCGAAAGGTGGGCCTGCCCTTGGCGGCCCGCACCATCGTCGCCGGGATAAAGACCAGTGCCGTCATCAGCGTCGGCAACGCGACTTTGGCCGCGTTCATCGGGGCGGGCGGCCTGGGCCAACCGATTGTGAGCGGCCTCGCCCTGAATAACATCGGAGTGATGATGCAAGGTGCTGTCCCCGCCGCGCTCCTCGCCCTCGCCGTGCAGTTCGCGTTCGAGGGGGTCGAGCGACTCGTGGTGCCGGAAGGGCTGCGGCGGGAGGCAGCCCGTTGAGCGAGGTAAAGCGCCGCATCTCGCTGGCCGAGCCCGTCACCCAGCTGAAGTCCATCAAGATCGTGGACAACGGCGAGCCGCTGGTCGACTACACCACGCTCAGCCCGCGGATCCGGGTGAGCCGCCCGCGCTTCCTCTATAAGCGCGTCACCTATCTGCGGCAGTCCGTCGCGGAGATGCTCTTTCGCGCGGCGGAGGCGCTCCCACCGGGATACTCGCTCTCCGTGATCGAGGGGTGGCGCCCTCCCTACATCCAGCGTCGGATGTACCTCTCGACTTGGGCCCGCTTCAAGGCCAGGAACCCGGAGTGGAGCGACGCGCAGCTCCGTAGGGTCGTCAACCAGTTCACTGCGCCGATCCACGGGCGCGTACCTCCTCCGCATTCGACTGGCGCCGCCTTAGACGTCGTCCTGAGTGACAAGGACGGCAACGAATACGACCACTCGAAGCCCTACGAGCTTCACGACGCCCGGTCGTTCGCGTTCGAGGCGCCTGAGCTTTCGGCCGAGTCCCGCGAGTACCGGACGATCTTGGCCGGGGCCCTTCGCGCCGGCGGGCTGACCAACTACCCCAGCGAGTGGTGGCACTGGTCTTACGGCGACCAGGGCTGGGCGTACCGGACCGGTGCCCCCCATGCGATTTACGGCCCCACCGAACCGCCCGATTGGGCCGGGGCCCCAGAAGACATGCACGATGGCCCCCTCGTCTGGGCAGAAGCCTAACGTGGTCTGGATCTATAACCTGCTGATCGTCCTGACGTTCCCCCTCTGGGTGCCCTGGATGCTGTTGCGCGCGAGCCGCCGCAGCGAGAAGGTCGACTGGAACCAGAGGCTCGGAGACTACCGCCTCCCGAAGCGAGACCCGGCCCGGCCACGGCTCTGGCTGCACGCGGTCTCGGTGGGCGAGGTCGTTGCCGCCCGCCCCGTCCTGCGCGCCTTGCGGCGGCGGATGCCCGAAGCCGAGGTCGTTCTAAGCGTGACCACCAGCAGCGGCCACCGCACCGCCCGCGAGACGGCCGAAGGGCTCTACGACCACCTCGTCTACTTCCCGATCGACGTGCCGCGCTTTACGATCGGGGCCCTGGTGCGGGTCCGGCCGGCCGTCGTCGCGATCATGGAGACCGAACTCTGGATGAACTTCCTCTGGGCGTGCGACCTGGTCGAGGCCGAGACCTTCGTCATCAACGCCCGCATGAGCGACGGCGCGTTTCGCCGGGCGAAGTTCGTCCGGTTCTTCTACCGCTCACTGCTCTCCTACGTGGACCGAGTCCTCGCCCAGACCGAGACCGACGCCGAGCGCTTCCGGTTCTTGGGCGCACGCGAAGTCGAAGTCCTTGGCAACACGAAGTTCGACGAGGCGGCGGACGCCCTCCCTGGCGCGGACGGCCAGGACCGCGTCGACCTGCGCCAGCAGTTGGGGTTCTCGCCCGACGACCCCGTGATCGTGGTCGGTTCGACGCGGAGCGAGATTGAGGAGCACCTCGTGCGGGACACCCTGCTGGACCCCTCTCTGGCCGAGGCCCGGGTCGTCTGGGCACCGCGCCACATCGAACGCGCAGGACATGTGGAGGCCTGCCTCCGCGTTGTGGCAGACCGACACGGCGGCGAAGTCCGACGGCGGTCCGCCGCCGAAACGGGGAAGTACCTCGTGCTCGATACTTATGGCGAGTTGGCCCGCCTCTACGCCGTAGGAGACGTGGTCGTGGTCGGCGGCGGGTTTGACCGGCTTGGCGGACAGAACATCCTCCAGCCATTGGCCCATGGGAAGCCGGTCGTCCATGGCCCGCACATGGGGAACTTCCGCGACGTGAGCCGTGCCGCCCTTCGGGCGGGCGCCAGCTTCGTGGCGGCGGACAGCACCTCCCTCGCCGCTACCCTATCGAACCTGCTCATCGACGCCGAGCGTCGGCGCGAGTGCGGCGACGCGGGGCGGGCCCTGGTCGAATCCAACCTTGGTGCAAGCGAGCACTACGCCGAAATCCTCGCAAGAGCGCTCGAGGAAGCTAAGACTCCCGCCTCCGCAAAGGTCTAGCGCCCGACGGACTCCTGGTACAACGGTCAAAGGATGCACCGTGGCTGGGAGCTTCTGCTCGACCTTCTCGTGACCTTGACCGCCGCCACGGTCTTCGGGCTGCTCATGGAGCGGATCCGACAAAGCTCGGTCGTGGGCTTCATCATCGCCGGGGTCATCGTCGGGCCGAGCGTGGCTAGGCTCGTCCAGGATCCCGACACCGTCACGGTCATCGCCGAGCTTGGCGTCGCCCTGCTCCTTTTCACGATCGGCCTGGAATTCTCACTGCAACGTTTGATCCGGCTCGGCCGGGTCGCGACCTTAGGAGGGCTGCTCCAGATCAGCTTGGTGACGGTCGTGACCGGGTTGGTCGCCTTGGCTTTTGGGCTCGACTGGCGGGCCGCCCTCGCCCTTGGCCTTGTCGCGAGCCTTGCCAGCACCGCCGTCGTGC carries:
- a CDS encoding ABC transporter ATP-binding protein — translated: MVEFRDVSVSYGPLKAVDGVDLTVPDGRTYALIGPSGCGKSTLLRCVVGLVWPTSGSVRVQGEPVTRERVVTLRRKLGYVIQDGGLFPHLTARANVEAMPRHLGWDGTKTRERTRELAETVHLAEDALDRYPAELSGGQRQRVALMRALALDPPVLLLDEPLAALDPMVRNSLQTELKEVCDRLKKTVVLVTHDMAEAAYLAETIVLVREGRIVQQGSLDELRSRPAVPFVEEFIAAQRSLVAL
- a CDS encoding ABC transporter permease subunit, yielding MRVHAFLLCLLAGFAAGETVTVGSKRFVESYVLAEIAKGLAEREGLTVDHKQGMGGTAVLWQALEGGQIQAYPEYTGTISEEILKLKGKATPEQLSEGLKARGIGMTAELGFNNTYAFVMREDRAERLGVATISDLLRQPDMRVALTPEFLNRSDGWPAVSRAYGLPQKDVTSVDHALGYQALSSGRADVKDAYSTDAQIADLKLRLLVDDKNFFPAYRAVYLYRLDAPRALVAALEKAAGTLDEPKMTALNAEATRTTDYAAAAQKYLAEQPAGAAAPEAPAPQRDLLAETMQLVGQHLTMVAAAVVLGVAAGVPLGVLAARGHPLGQAALALAGIVQTVPSIALLLFLIPVFGLGAGAAIAALFLYSLLPIVRNTAAGLQSVPLSIRESAAAIGFEPGAQLRKVGLPLAARTIVAGIKTSAVISVGNATLAAFIGAGGLGQPIVSGLALNNIGVMMQGAVPAALLALAVQFAFEGVERLVVPEGLRREAAR